From Anaerohalosphaera lusitana, one genomic window encodes:
- a CDS encoding CDP-alcohol phosphatidyltransferase family protein has product MADKNDKRIIKHVPNALTMGRLVMTVVFLAMIIIAGDREKPGSNYLLVTFILFVVTGLTDIVDGKIARMYDVTSKFGRIADPLADKFLVIGAFVCFAIAQQPRLDAFGWSEGTLDVLRWGTAGIIFLREVVVTIRRQIAESRGVKFGAIASGKLKMFLQSFGIGTVIIGWAYVERAWGDWFTLAVYALMIGATVYSGIESIMRPIKKKE; this is encoded by the coding sequence GTGGCGGATAAGAACGACAAGCGAATAATCAAGCATGTGCCGAACGCATTGACGATGGGTCGGCTGGTGATGACGGTGGTGTTCCTGGCGATGATCATTATCGCGGGCGACAGGGAGAAGCCTGGTTCGAATTATCTGCTGGTGACGTTCATACTTTTCGTGGTGACCGGGCTGACGGACATCGTTGACGGTAAGATCGCGCGGATGTATGACGTGACGAGCAAGTTCGGCAGGATTGCGGACCCGCTTGCGGATAAGTTTCTGGTAATCGGGGCGTTTGTTTGTTTCGCGATCGCGCAGCAGCCCCGGCTGGATGCTTTCGGCTGGTCGGAGGGTACGCTTGATGTTCTGCGGTGGGGTACGGCAGGGATAATCTTTCTGCGTGAGGTAGTGGTAACGATCCGCAGGCAGATCGCGGAATCTCGGGGGGTAAAGTTCGGTGCGATAGCGTCGGGCAAGCTGAAGATGTTTTTGCAGTCGTTTGGTATCGGTACGGTGATCATCGGTTGGGCGTACGTGGAGCGTGCCTGGGGCGACTGGTTCACGCTGGCGGTTTACGCACTGATGATCGGTGCGACGGTCTATTCGGGTATCGAATCGATCATGAGGCCGATCAAAAAGAAGGAATAG
- the cmk gene encoding (d)CMP kinase, with amino-acid sequence MDKLIVTIDGPAGSGKSTIAKLLAEKLDARFLDTGAMYRAVTFAAMRKNVDLHDEQAILSMIAATEFDFERTDGPMTVRIDGEDVNSDIRTSHVTSHVKYIANSPAVRSELVRMQREYAQKAQRIVTEGRDQGTVVFPDADYKFFLTADARERARRRLKDLEAAGETVDLDKLQQQIETRDAEDENRKVGALKCAYDAMKIDSTKLDIEGVVAAILDHIR; translated from the coding sequence ATGGACAAACTGATCGTAACCATCGACGGACCTGCAGGCAGCGGCAAAAGTACCATCGCAAAACTGCTCGCCGAAAAACTCGACGCACGCTTTCTCGACACCGGCGCGATGTACCGCGCGGTAACGTTCGCCGCGATGCGCAAGAACGTTGATCTGCACGACGAGCAAGCCATCCTTTCGATGATCGCCGCTACCGAATTCGACTTCGAACGGACAGACGGGCCGATGACCGTACGCATCGACGGCGAGGACGTAAACAGCGACATCCGCACCTCGCACGTCACCTCGCACGTCAAATACATCGCCAACTCCCCTGCCGTCCGCTCAGAGCTCGTCCGTATGCAAAGGGAATACGCCCAGAAAGCACAGCGCATCGTCACCGAAGGCCGTGACCAGGGTACAGTTGTCTTTCCGGACGCGGACTACAAATTCTTCCTGACCGCCGATGCCCGCGAGCGCGCCCGCCGCCGCCTCAAGGACCTTGAAGCTGCAGGCGAAACAGTCGACCTGGACAAACTCCAGCAGCAGATCGAAACCCGCGACGCAGAGGATGAAAACAGAAAAGTAGGCGCACTCAAATGCGCATACGACGCAATGAAGATCGACAGCACAAAGCTGGACATCGAAGGCGTGGTTGCAGCCATTCTTGATCACATCCGCTGA
- a CDS encoding PP2C family protein-serine/threonine phosphatase, whose product MLGKTNENIELDKILDMATMVAGDFSLQEVLDRLAEAAVKITSTTACSIRLLDEESGDLAMRSTYGLSESWRNKGPVTREDPVVKEAFSGQAVVLDDMRVDGRSQYPQAIADEGLVSQLTVAMTFKNKPIGVLRLYSPEPRRFDEDSVAIARLVATQCAIAITNAKLYSRAIRGAKVSEQMRLGAVIQRRMIPNHAPKMCGLDVAATYQPCFEIGGDLYDFIKINDHTIAIGIADVIGKGIPAAMMMSLFRGAFRAYADKAFEKRSMSEIVDKLNKVAYKECRNGEFITLFFGYIDIDKMEMTYCNCGHEPGLLMRGGKTRDLNTGGLVLGVLEDAHYDIETVKLQDHDSLLLYTDGLIDAMDFDGELWGKERMLEVLDKCVDCSAGQLIKNLLAYRRRFVGLASQVDDTSLVAVKVNTCDCDESS is encoded by the coding sequence ATGCTAGGCAAGACAAACGAAAATATAGAGCTGGACAAGATCCTTGATATGGCCACCATGGTCGCGGGCGACTTCAGTTTACAGGAGGTACTGGACCGACTTGCGGAAGCCGCCGTCAAGATCACCAGCACCACGGCATGTTCTATCCGCCTTCTCGATGAAGAAAGCGGAGACCTCGCCATGCGCAGTACTTACGGCCTGAGCGAATCCTGGCGAAACAAGGGACCCGTCACCCGCGAGGACCCTGTCGTCAAAGAAGCTTTCTCCGGACAGGCGGTCGTGCTCGATGATATGCGTGTAGACGGACGGTCACAGTATCCCCAGGCCATCGCAGACGAAGGGCTCGTCAGTCAGCTCACTGTCGCGATGACCTTCAAGAATAAACCTATCGGCGTACTCCGGCTCTACAGCCCGGAACCGCGACGGTTTGACGAAGACTCCGTCGCGATCGCGCGACTAGTGGCAACCCAGTGCGCAATTGCCATCACGAACGCAAAACTCTACAGCAGAGCGATCCGCGGCGCAAAAGTGTCCGAACAGATGCGGCTCGGCGCAGTCATCCAGAGGCGAATGATACCCAATCACGCACCGAAGATGTGCGGCCTCGATGTCGCTGCGACATATCAGCCGTGCTTCGAGATCGGCGGCGACCTGTACGACTTCATAAAGATCAACGATCACACAATCGCAATCGGCATCGCAGATGTCATAGGCAAGGGCATCCCCGCTGCGATGATGATGAGCCTGTTCCGAGGTGCATTTCGAGCGTATGCTGATAAGGCCTTCGAGAAACGCTCTATGAGTGAGATCGTAGACAAGCTCAACAAGGTCGCATACAAGGAATGCCGCAACGGCGAGTTCATCACGCTGTTTTTCGGCTACATTGACATTGACAAGATGGAAATGACCTACTGCAACTGCGGCCATGAGCCGGGCCTGCTGATGCGCGGCGGTAAGACCCGCGATCTCAACACCGGCGGACTGGTCCTTGGTGTGCTCGAAGACGCTCACTACGACATCGAGACCGTCAAACTGCAGGACCACGACAGTCTGCTGCTTTATACGGACGGCCTGATCGACGCGATGGACTTCGACGGCGAATTGTGGGGCAAGGAACGTATGCTCGAAGTACTCGACAAATGCGTCGACTGTTCCGCGGGCCAGCTCATCAAGAATCTGCTCGCATACCGCAGGCGCTTCGTGGGCCTGGCAAGTCAGGTCGACGATACCAGCCTGGTAGCGGTAAAGGTCAACACATGCGACTGCGACGAAAGCAGCTAA
- a CDS encoding acylphosphatase: MADTAKKIIYKGRVQGVGFRYTASRIADRYELKGYVKNLPDGSVEIFAQGHPDDIQDFIADLQETFAAHIRDREMHKQEPSGRYQGFGIAF, from the coding sequence ATGGCCGATACTGCCAAGAAGATCATATACAAGGGGCGTGTGCAGGGGGTTGGTTTTCGGTACACAGCCAGTAGAATTGCTGACCGGTACGAGCTCAAGGGCTACGTGAAGAACCTGCCCGACGGTTCAGTGGAAATTTTCGCCCAGGGGCATCCGGACGACATTCAGGATTTTATCGCGGACCTGCAGGAGACATTTGCAGCGCATATACGAGATCGTGAAATGCACAAGCAGGAGCCGAGCGGCAGATACCAAGGCTTTGGCATTGCTTTTTAG